From a single Populus trichocarpa isolate Nisqually-1 chromosome 17, P.trichocarpa_v4.1, whole genome shotgun sequence genomic region:
- the LOC18107109 gene encoding probable glucan endo-1,3-beta-glucosidase A6, with translation MTRKMRGDALLFFSLLVLSDAMPSGKIGVNYGLLGNNLPSAGQSIESLRAMKAGSVKLYDANPEILRLLAGTDIRVSIMVPNYEIINIATNQTSANKWVEDNVLAYHPETMIRTILVGNEVLSYCSDEGKRIWNHLVPAMRRIKISLRAQDIRNIKVGTPLAMDVLQTAFPPSTATFRPDISTTVMVPLLKFLNSTKSFFFIDVYPYFPWSENPININLDYALFQSNIKYTDPGSGLVYTNLLDQMLDSLVFAMTKLGFHSIRLSIAETGWPNAGDIGETGASIYNAATYNRNLVTKMTGQPLIGTPARPGLFIPAFIFSLYDENQKTGPGTERHWGLLHPNGTSIYQIDLTGKRASSDYEPLPATHNDMPYEGKSWCVATPDVNLTELERALTFACSQGNGTCEALTPGKECYEPLSVIWHASFAFSSYWAKFRSQGANCYFNGLAVQTTSDPSRGLCQFPSVTI, from the exons atgacaagaaaaatgcGTGGCGAtgctctccttttcttctctcttcttgttCTCTCTG ATGCAATGCCTTCAGGGAAGATTGGGGTGAACTATGGCCTGCTTGGGAACAACTTGCCATCTGCAGGTCAATCCATAGAATCTCTTAGAGCCATGAAAGCTGGCAGTGTAAAGCTCTATGATGCCAACCCTGAAATCCTGAGACTCCTAGCAGGAACTGATATCCGGGTCTCCATTATGGTTCCCAATTATGAAATCATCAACATAGCCACCAACCAGACCTCCGCCAACAAATGGGTCGAAGACAATGTCCTCGCTTACCACCCTGAAACCATGATCCGTACCATTCTTGTTGGCAATGAAGTTCTCAGCTATTGTTCAGATGAAGGAAAACGGATTTGGAATCATCTTGTGCCTGCAATGCGTAGAATCAAGATCTCTCTCAGAGCTCAGGATATCCGTAACATCAAAGTAGGCACTCCGCTAGCCATGGACGTGCTGCAAACAGCTTTTCCACCATCCACTGCGACTTTTCGGCCTGATATCTCAACTACCGTGATGGTGCCATTGCTAAAATTCTTAAACAGCACCAAGTCATTTTTCTTCATTGACGTCTACCCTTATTTCCCTTGGTCTGAAAATCCCATCAATATAAACCTCGATTATGCGTTGtttcaatcaaatatcaaatacacTGACCCCGGTAGTGGCTTAGTCTACACCAACCTCCTAGACCAAATGCTTGACTCCCTTGTTTTTGCCATGACCAAACTTGGATTTCACAGTATCCGGCTTTCGATAGCTGAAACTGGCTGGCCTAATGCAGGCGATATCGGTGAAACTGGTGCTAGCATTTACAACGCAGCTACTTACAATCGGAATCTTGTTACGAAGATGACTGGTCAGCCCCTAATCGGCACCCCAGCTAGACCAGGTTTGTTCATACCAGCATTTATCTTTTCCTTGTACGATGAGAACCAAAAGACTGGCCCGGGAACAGAGCGGCACTGGGGCTTGTTGCATCCAAATGGGACGTCTatatatcaaattgatttgacAGGGAAGAGAGCATCATCAGACTATGAACCGCTACCTGCAACACACAATGACATGCCCTATGAAGGCAAATCATGGTGCGTAGCAACACCGGACGTCAATCTGACAGAGTTGGAAAGAGCATTAACTTTTGCATGCAGTCAAGGAAACGGGACCTGTGAAGCCTTGACCCCAGGGAAGGAATGTTACGAGCCATTGTCAGTAATTTGGCATGCCAGTTTTGCATTTAGCTCGTATTGGGCTAAGTTCAGGAGCCAGGGTGCCAATTGCTACTTCAATGGACTTGCTGTGCAGACCACCAGTGATCCAA gtCGAGGATTATGCCAGTTCCCCAGTGTGACTATTTGA
- the LOC18107108 gene encoding uncharacterized protein LOC18107108, with protein sequence MARNEEKAQSMLNRFITLKAEEKKKPKERRPYLASECRDLAEADRWRQQIMREIGRKVAEIQNEGLGEHRLRDLNDEINKLIREKSHWERRIVELGGPNYAKHSAKMTDLEGNIIDVPNPSGRGPGYRYFGAAKKLPGVRELFEKPPELRKRRTRYDIYKRIDASYYGYRDEEDGILEKVEGPAEEEMRMRAVEEWKRMEAIRKEARKGAKEVVSVGVGVGAEVLFEEEEDVVEEERREEREREDIERKEKEREFVVHVPLPDDKEIERMVLEKKKMELLSKYASDSLMEEQTEAKVMLNIQH encoded by the coding sequence ATGGCACGAAACGAAGAGAAAGCTCAGTCGATGCTCAATCGATTCATAACACTAAAAGccgaagaaaaaaagaaacctaaAGAACGCCGTCCATACCTAGCCTCCGAATGCCGCGACCTCGCCGAAGCCGACAGGTGGCGTCAGCAAATCATGCGCGAAATCGGCCGCAAAGTCGCCGAGATTCAAAACGAAGGTCTCGGCGAACACCGCCTCCGCGACTTAAACGACGAAATCAACAAGTTAATACGCGAGAAATCGCATTGGGAACGCCGTATTGTTGAGCTTGGCGGTCCTAATTATGCGAAACATTCTGCTAAAATGACGGATTTGGAAGGAAATATTATTGATGTGCCTAACCCTAGCGGGCGTGGGCCTGGCTATAGGTATTTTGGTGCGGCGAAGAAGTTGCCGGGTGTCAGGGAGTTGTTTGAGAAACCGCCGGAGCTGAGAAAGAGGCGGACGAGGTATGATATTTACAAGAGGATTGACGCGAGTTATTATGGGTATAGGGACGAGGAGGATGGGATATTGGAGAAGGTTGAAGGTCCTGCGGAGGAAGAGATGAGAATGCGTGCGGTGGAGGAGTGGAAGAGGATGGAGGCAATAAGGAAGGAAGCGAGGAAAGGAGCCAAGGAAGTTGTGAGTGTTGGAGTTGGTGTTGGAGCAGAGGTTTTgtttgaggaggaggaggatgtggtggaggaggagaggagggaggagagggagagagaggatattgagaggaaggaaaaggagagagagttTGTTGTGCATGTTCCGTTGCCAGACGATAAGGAGATTGAGAGGATGGTtttggagaagaagaaaatggagtTGTTGAGCAAGTATGCTAGTGATTCATTGATGGAGGAGCAGACTGAAGCTAAGGTTATGCTTAATATTCAGCACTAG